One Campylobacteraceae bacterium DNA window includes the following coding sequences:
- a CDS encoding DUF3995 domain-containing protein, with amino-acid sequence MIITLLTFYIFIIMSAVAKIHMYWMQGGLWPGENKQDLINKVIGQGNIFPSALSCLGVIIVFVIMALFPLGIYYKFELGFINTYASYIMYFFSGIFFLRASLMFIPRIEKRAHKIFIQYNKRYYAPLCFSLSFAYLILAGTV; translated from the coding sequence ATGATTATTACTTTACTTACGTTTTATATTTTTATTATTATGAGTGCTGTCGCAAAAATACATATGTATTGGATGCAAGGCGGTTTGTGGCCTGGAGAGAACAAACAAGATTTAATTAATAAAGTCATAGGGCAAGGCAATATTTTTCCTTCTGCACTTTCTTGTTTGGGAGTCATTATTGTTTTTGTAATAATGGCACTTTTCCCTCTTGGGATTTATTATAAATTTGAGCTTGGTTTTATTAATACCTATGCTTCTTATATTATGTATTTTTTCTCAGGTATTTTTTTTCTTAGAGCTTCGTTGATGTTTATTCCTCGAATTGAAAAAAGAGCACATAAGATATTTATTCAATACAATAAACGTTATTATGCGCCTTTATGTTTCTCTCTTTCTTTTGCGTATTTAATTCTTGCAGGAACAGTATAA
- a CDS encoding NAD(P)H-dependent oxidoreductase — MKTIKNILIIIANPLEESFSFAMANAYKKKSLEQGDKVEVLDLYRDKNQQDFYLREEFQTKEMDYYQAKISKADELVFVFPYWWGSMPAILKNFIDWNFSSGFAFKYVNSRPIGLLKNKKVKILATSGAPYLYYFLTGANRRLKNMFKQQIINLTGMKLEVFKLYGSMDTKNRNTQKILVNIEQGNL; from the coding sequence ATGAAAACAATAAAAAACATACTTATAATTATTGCAAATCCTTTAGAAGAGAGTTTTTCGTTTGCAATGGCAAATGCTTATAAAAAGAAGTCTTTAGAGCAAGGGGACAAGGTCGAAGTTCTTGATTTGTACCGTGATAAAAATCAACAAGATTTTTATCTAAGGGAAGAATTTCAAACAAAAGAGATGGATTATTATCAAGCTAAGATTTCAAAAGCAGATGAGTTAGTATTTGTATTTCCTTATTGGTGGGGATCAATGCCTGCTATTTTAAAGAATTTTATTGATTGGAATTTTTCTTCTGGTTTTGCATTTAAATATGTCAATTCAAGACCTATTGGTTTATTAAAAAATAAAAAAGTTAAAATATTAGCAACATCAGGAGCGCCTTATTTGTATTATTTTTTGACAGGTGCAAATAGGCGTTTAAAAAATATGTTTAAACAACAAATAATTAATTTAACAGGTATGAAACTTGAAGTTTTTAAACTTTATGGTTCCATGGATACAAAAAATAGAAATACACAAAAAATACTAGTAAATATTGAACAAGGAAATTTATGA
- a CDS encoding ABC transporter substrate-binding protein, with protein MKKILLCLCLLSSLFASQRVEKIVLSGPFASVSHPFFRMIQTGALNDIAKKVEFRLWKTPDELRALVINGNVDFMALPTNVAANLYNKEQKIALLNVSIWGILGMISRDKSIKTLADFKGKKIAIPFRADMPDIVFKELLKAQGLDHKKDFDLQYVSSPIDAIQMLILRRIDHALLIEPAISMAIEKSKTFPMKVIAPTLYRSVDLQEEWGKVFHTQAKLPQAGIAVLEKSIEKKHIIKRFQEEYKKAILWYKNNAKEAGVLSASYLKMLDANAITSSIPNMKIDFVNAQDSKQDLIDFFNILKKSNDKTIGGKLPNDAFYYQE; from the coding sequence ATGAAAAAAATATTATTATGCTTATGTTTATTAAGTAGTTTATTTGCAAGCCAAAGAGTTGAAAAAATTGTACTTTCAGGACCTTTTGCTTCTGTATCTCACCCTTTTTTTAGGATGATTCAAACAGGCGCTTTAAATGATATTGCTAAAAAAGTTGAATTCAGACTGTGGAAAACTCCCGATGAACTAAGAGCCTTAGTTATTAATGGTAATGTTGATTTTATGGCGCTACCTACTAATGTTGCTGCTAATTTATACAATAAAGAACAAAAAATTGCCTTATTAAATGTTTCAATTTGGGGAATATTAGGCATGATTTCAAGAGATAAAAGCATAAAAACTCTGGCAGATTTTAAAGGAAAAAAAATTGCCATTCCTTTTAGAGCGGACATGCCAGATATTGTTTTTAAAGAACTCTTAAAAGCCCAAGGTTTAGATCACAAAAAAGATTTTGATTTACAATATGTAAGCTCTCCTATTGATGCAATTCAGATGTTAATCTTAAGAAGAATTGATCATGCTTTATTAATTGAACCTGCTATTTCTATGGCAATTGAAAAATCAAAAACATTTCCAATGAAAGTAATAGCTCCTACGTTATACAGATCTGTTGATTTACAAGAAGAATGGGGAAAAGTATTTCATACACAAGCAAAACTACCACAAGCAGGTATTGCAGTTCTTGAAAAAAGCATAGAAAAAAAACATATAATCAAACGTTTTCAAGAAGAATATAAAAAAGCCATACTTTGGTATAAAAACAATGCCAAAGAAGCAGGCGTTTTATCTGCTTCATATTTAAAAATGCTGGATGCCAATGCTATTACCTCATCTATTCCTAATATGAAAATAGACTTTGTAAATGCTCAAGATTCAAAACAAGACTTAATTGATTTTTTTAATATCCTTAAAAAAAGCAATGATAAAACCATTGGAGGAAAACTTCCAAATGATGCATTTTATTATCAAGAATAA
- a CDS encoding MMPL family transporter, which translates to MQKFINLVIKFRWLIVILIPTIALIMAMQLKDLAFEGSYRIWFAKDSKILKDYDNFRSVFGNDQAITVTFKNEDGVFNKESLGVVSRITQKFWQTEYIARVDSITNYQYVHTSTEDPDDVIVEDFIDEIDSLSKQDLENKKNIILKEDAIVGRLISKDAKTTTIVARLAPNAGEGPEVSLRLKALTEAILEPEIKKYGIDFQLNGGPIVNSSFIEIAQADGALFTPLVLVLTMILLLIIFKKFSTMFISISIVIFTFLIVLSVQVMLGYKLNNFTVNMPVFITAIGIADAMHIFWIYTVARKQGQNNDEAIHYTMQKNFLPILFTSLTTAVGFASLAISNVIPIKTLGIATANAALLAFVLTMLFIPAILAIIKPKIKKVDEAQNKSTRFAKWYGKYIVTNDKKIFLATLLLFLGLGYGISKVQVDSNTVRYFKEDVPWRKAVNFIQDNISGPMTYEIIVDTKIKDGIKDPKFLKTTERFYEDFYAAFPAEVRHITSLLQVVKKFNEVMNNSKSVPDNQGLIAQYLLLYSLSLPQGMEINDQMDIEERQLRITAAINVVDTTKDLEMIAWAQDWWKDTPYSAEVNGQTVMFAHMQHDVTATLISSISIAIVAVTLMMLLIFRRIRYIVLFVLPNVLPIILVIGMMGWLSIYIDIGVAIAGAIIIGVAVDDSIHFFVKYFEARKQGKNMQDSLTYVMQYAGNAIIFTTLILSISFSVFVFSDFLPNYMFGVVTASALIIAVVADLLMLPAILSMLDKCKTKCKNKEINTP; encoded by the coding sequence ATGCAAAAGTTTATAAATTTAGTTATAAAATTTAGATGGTTAATTGTAATACTTATACCTACCATTGCTTTAATTATGGCAATGCAACTTAAAGACTTGGCTTTTGAAGGTTCTTATAGAATCTGGTTTGCAAAAGACTCCAAAATATTAAAAGATTATGATAATTTTAGATCTGTGTTTGGAAATGATCAAGCAATTACAGTAACATTTAAAAATGAAGATGGGGTCTTTAATAAAGAAAGTTTAGGGGTAGTTTCTAGAATCACACAAAAATTCTGGCAAACGGAATACATTGCTAGAGTAGATTCTATTACAAATTATCAATATGTACATACAAGTACAGAAGATCCCGATGATGTAATTGTAGAAGATTTTATTGATGAAATAGATTCTTTAAGTAAACAAGATTTAGAAAATAAAAAGAATATTATTTTAAAAGAAGATGCAATAGTAGGGCGTTTAATTAGTAAAGATGCTAAAACTACAACAATAGTAGCAAGACTGGCTCCTAATGCAGGGGAGGGACCTGAGGTATCATTAAGATTAAAAGCCCTAACCGAAGCTATTTTAGAGCCAGAAATTAAAAAATATGGTATTGATTTTCAATTAAATGGAGGACCTATTGTAAATTCTTCTTTTATTGAAATTGCACAAGCTGATGGTGCTTTATTTACGCCTTTGGTTCTTGTTTTAACAATGATTTTATTATTGATTATTTTTAAAAAATTCTCAACAATGTTTATTAGCATATCTATTGTTATTTTTACTTTTTTAATTGTATTATCGGTTCAAGTAATGCTTGGATATAAACTAAATAACTTTACAGTAAATATGCCTGTATTTATTACTGCTATTGGAATAGCAGATGCTATGCATATTTTTTGGATTTATACGGTGGCTAGAAAACAAGGACAGAATAATGATGAAGCCATTCATTATACAATGCAAAAAAACTTTTTGCCTATTTTGTTTACCTCATTAACAACAGCTGTAGGTTTTGCATCTTTGGCTATTTCAAATGTAATTCCTATTAAAACACTGGGAATTGCAACCGCAAATGCTGCATTATTAGCTTTTGTTTTAACTATGTTATTTATTCCCGCAATTTTAGCAATCATTAAACCCAAAATAAAAAAAGTAGATGAAGCTCAAAATAAAAGTACTAGATTTGCAAAGTGGTATGGTAAGTATATTGTAACAAATGATAAAAAAATATTCCTTGCAACCTTACTTTTATTCCTTGGTTTGGGTTATGGTATTTCAAAAGTTCAAGTAGATTCAAATACTGTACGTTATTTTAAAGAAGATGTTCCTTGGAGAAAAGCCGTTAATTTTATTCAAGATAATATTTCTGGTCCTATGACTTATGAAATTATTGTTGATACAAAAATTAAAGATGGAATTAAAGATCCTAAGTTTTTGAAAACGACCGAGCGTTTTTATGAAGACTTTTATGCAGCTTTTCCAGCTGAGGTTAGACATATTACTTCTTTATTACAAGTAGTTAAAAAGTTTAATGAGGTTATGAATAATTCTAAAAGCGTACCTGATAATCAAGGTTTGATTGCACAATATTTATTATTGTATTCTTTATCTCTTCCTCAAGGAATGGAAATCAATGACCAAATGGATATTGAAGAGAGACAATTACGAATTACAGCTGCTATTAATGTAGTAGATACAACTAAAGATTTAGAAATGATAGCTTGGGCACAAGATTGGTGGAAAGATACACCCTATAGCGCAGAAGTTAATGGACAAACGGTAATGTTTGCACATATGCAACATGATGTTACGGCTACGCTTATTTCTTCTATTTCAATTGCTATTGTAGCAGTTACTTTAATGATGTTGCTTATTTTTAGACGCATTAGATATATCGTTTTATTTGTTTTACCCAATGTTCTCCCTATTATTTTAGTAATTGGTATGATGGGATGGTTAAGTATTTATATAGATATAGGTGTTGCTATTGCAGGCGCCATTATTATAGGTGTTGCTGTTGATGATAGTATTCACTTTTTTGTAAAATACTTTGAAGCAAGAAAACAAGGCAAAAACATGCAAGACAGTCTTACTTATGTAATGCAATATGCAGGAAATGCTATTATTTTTACAACACTTATTTTAAGTATATCTTTTTCAGTGTTTGTCTTTTCTGATTTTTTACCTAATTATATGTTTGGAGTTGTAACTGCATCTGCTTTAATCATTGCAGTAGTAGCTGATTTATTAATGCTTCCTGCTATTTTATCTATGTTAGATAAATGCAAAACAAAGTGTAAAAATAAAGAAATAAATACACCATAA
- a CDS encoding MFS transporter — protein sequence MLQETKSFEPKVWYIIIQTFFNRFTMFMVWPFLALLLHNEFTLNELEIGFFLSASLFIGIIVGFFAGNLSDRIGREKVILAGLVISVFAMILMAFSNTLEGFFIGTSLQSIGRALVENPSKALMTDSLSSQKAKELSLHLRYYAINLGSAFGPMFGLTLGLTASKETFFLVALICFFSFLTALVLFKKSMRARKKEKKVNTNFKLLFSIVKQDHAFLLFILAQALIMVAFIQIDAGLLQYLRMYEFEDLTALYASLIFANGMTIIIFQFPILRILQNVAVFNRAFIGVFLFIIAFIVFANVEAKNAQGIMFAVLILSMGECILFPTVSIIIDNMAPKHLKGSYYGVAELALMGIVLAPLIGGFLLQVYGGFVLWITMSFLSCLVAVLLLLAKNAKRPTFEEDTDLMPSCKEIK from the coding sequence ATGTTACAAGAAACAAAATCATTTGAGCCTAAGGTCTGGTATATTATTATACAAACCTTTTTTAATCGTTTTACTATGTTTATGGTTTGGCCCTTTTTAGCCCTATTACTGCATAATGAATTTACTTTAAATGAACTAGAAATAGGATTCTTTTTATCTGCTTCTTTATTTATTGGTATTATTGTGGGGTTTTTTGCAGGCAATTTATCAGATCGAATTGGCAGAGAAAAAGTCATACTGGCGGGTCTTGTTATTTCAGTTTTTGCTATGATTCTAATGGCTTTTTCTAATACTCTTGAGGGTTTTTTTATAGGAACGTCTCTTCAATCTATTGGACGTGCACTGGTTGAGAATCCAAGTAAAGCGTTGATGACGGATAGTTTAAGCAGTCAAAAAGCAAAAGAATTGTCTTTACATCTTAGATATTATGCGATTAATCTGGGTTCCGCTTTTGGTCCTATGTTTGGTTTGACTTTGGGTTTAACGGCTTCAAAAGAAACCTTTTTTTTAGTGGCATTAATTTGTTTTTTCTCTTTTTTAACGGCTTTAGTACTTTTTAAAAAAAGTATGAGAGCAAGAAAAAAAGAAAAAAAAGTCAATACTAATTTTAAACTTTTATTTTCTATTGTAAAACAAGATCATGCTTTTTTATTATTTATATTGGCTCAAGCCCTTATTATGGTCGCTTTTATACAAATTGATGCGGGATTATTACAGTATTTACGAATGTATGAATTTGAAGATTTAACCGCTTTATATGCTTCTTTAATTTTTGCAAATGGAATGACTATTATTATTTTCCAGTTTCCAATCTTGAGAATATTACAAAATGTGGCTGTTTTTAACAGAGCTTTTATTGGAGTGTTTTTATTTATTATTGCTTTTATTGTTTTTGCTAATGTAGAAGCCAAAAATGCTCAAGGTATTATGTTTGCCGTCTTGATTTTAAGTATGGGGGAGTGTATTTTATTTCCTACAGTTAGTATTATTATTGATAATATGGCGCCTAAACATTTAAAAGGGTCTTATTATGGGGTTGCTGAACTTGCTTTAATGGGAATAGTATTAGCACCTCTTATAGGTGGTTTTTTACTGCAAGTATATGGAGGTTTTGTATTATGGATCACTATGTCTTTCTTATCTTGTTTGGTAGCTGTTTTATTATTGTTAGCCAAAAATGCGAAACGCCCTACTTTTGAAGAAGACACAGATTTAATGCCTTCTTGCAAAGAAATAAAATAA
- a CDS encoding NnrS family protein, with protein MKKDTNIKKDFLTSHYSSYPKGEYPVVLSYAFRLMFLLLAPYIVLSITLWSFAFAGLIELNFINDILSWHMYEMIYGLGIAGIIAFFLTGLPEMFKEQIPLVGKPLLYITLYWLVGRFSFWFMDYLGVYFVAFLNISLFVYITSLVAIPVFKDKKRRHFSLAYILLLLICIQVLFFLSIASYINISTMDILKLALGAFMLLILLAIKRVNMESINELLHKENIDETFYSRSPRYNLSIFCILLYTGIEFLYPNNSILAWLALASSASILGILNDFILKENTIVFKSFVIYLMSILIFMALGYGFMAYDYLNDSINALNHFRHFLATGVFGLVFYIVMIIISTIHTGRNIFTNFYTNLGLVFIILATLIRVFIPYYEEYTMQAYIISSVLWASAFIIYMKIFFPFLLQKRVDGLKG; from the coding sequence ATGAAAAAAGATACGAATATAAAAAAAGACTTTTTAACAAGCCATTACAGTTCTTATCCAAAAGGAGAATACCCTGTTGTGCTGTCTTATGCCTTTAGACTTATGTTTTTACTTTTAGCCCCTTATATTGTTCTTAGTATAACTCTTTGGTCTTTTGCATTTGCAGGTTTGATTGAACTTAATTTTATTAATGATATTTTATCTTGGCATATGTATGAAATGATTTATGGTTTAGGTATTGCTGGTATTATTGCTTTTTTTCTAACAGGTTTACCAGAGATGTTTAAAGAGCAAATTCCCCTAGTTGGAAAACCATTATTGTATATTACACTTTATTGGTTAGTAGGACGTTTTTCTTTTTGGTTTATGGATTATTTAGGTGTATATTTTGTAGCATTTCTTAATATTTCTTTGTTTGTATATATTACCAGTCTTGTAGCTATTCCTGTATTTAAAGATAAAAAAAGAAGACATTTTTCTTTGGCGTATATTTTATTACTTTTAATTTGCATACAAGTACTTTTCTTTTTAAGTATTGCTTCTTATATAAACATAAGTACTATGGATATTCTAAAACTGGCATTGGGAGCTTTTATGCTTTTAATTCTACTTGCTATTAAGCGTGTGAATATGGAGTCTATTAATGAGCTCTTACATAAAGAAAATATTGATGAAACCTTTTATTCACGAAGTCCTCGTTATAATTTAAGTATTTTTTGTATTCTTTTATATACAGGAATTGAATTTTTATATCCTAATAATTCAATTTTAGCTTGGTTAGCACTTGCTTCTTCTGCGAGTATTCTAGGGATATTAAATGATTTTATTTTAAAAGAAAATACAATTGTATTTAAAAGTTTTGTTATATATCTTATGAGTATTTTGATTTTCATGGCTTTGGGTTATGGTTTTATGGCTTATGATTATTTAAATGACAGTATTAATGCTTTAAATCATTTTAGACATTTTTTAGCTACAGGTGTTTTTGGTTTGGTATTTTATATTGTGATGATTATTATTTCTACCATTCACACAGGAAGAAATATTTTTACAAATTTTTATACTAATTTAGGTTTAGTATTTATTATACTAGCTACTTTGATTAGAGTATTTATTCCTTATTACGAAGAATACACCATGCAGGCATATATAATATCATCTGTATTGTGGGCCAGTGCTTTTATAATTTATATGAAAATATTTTTTCCTTTTTTACTGCAAAAAAGAGTTGATGGTTTAAAGGGCTGA
- a CDS encoding ABC transporter permease subunit has protein sequence MNFLIKLIKDFPAYLFSGLSSLASILLFVALWDFGNQMYGSLALPSPKETFYTLYLMLGNDSVWIDIIITLKRALWGFLISAVLGSFLGLISGLFLTASMMSRPIVTVLVGMPPIAWIVLAMIWFGMGDYTVIFTVVVASFPIIFVGALQGTRTLEGDLKQMADSFNLSFSQKLFDLYFPHIFSYIFPAWVSALGMSWKIVVMAELLSSNDGIGAALGIARSQLDTPSALALVLIMIISLLFIEYVLLEPLKREVELWRK, from the coding sequence ATGAATTTTTTAATTAAATTAATAAAGGACTTTCCAGCATATCTGTTTTCTGGTTTAAGTTCTTTGGCTTCAATACTCTTATTTGTGGCTTTATGGGATTTTGGGAACCAAATGTATGGAAGTTTGGCATTGCCTAGTCCTAAAGAAACATTTTATACCTTGTATCTTATGTTAGGTAATGATAGTGTTTGGATTGATATTATCATTACACTTAAAAGAGCGCTGTGGGGATTTTTAATTTCTGCTGTACTAGGCTCTTTTTTAGGCTTAATCTCTGGTTTATTTTTAACCGCTTCAATGATGAGTAGACCAATTGTAACTGTCTTAGTAGGAATGCCTCCTATTGCTTGGATTGTATTAGCAATGATTTGGTTTGGAATGGGAGATTACACAGTAATTTTTACCGTTGTTGTTGCCTCTTTCCCTATTATTTTTGTAGGTGCATTACAAGGTACGAGAACACTAGAAGGTGATTTAAAACAAATGGCAGATTCTTTTAATTTAAGTTTTTCTCAAAAACTTTTTGACTTGTATTTCCCTCATATCTTTTCTTATATTTTTCCTGCATGGGTAAGTGCTTTAGGAATGTCATGGAAAATAGTTGTTATGGCAGAACTCTTATCCAGTAATGATGGTATTGGAGCAGCACTTGGCATTGCAAGATCACAATTAGATACACCAAGTGCACTAGCTTTGGTTTTAATTATGATTATTTCTTTATTATTTATTGAATATGTTCTTTTAGAACCTTTAAAAAGAGAGGTGGAGTTATGGAGAAAATAG
- a CDS encoding ATP-binding cassette domain-containing protein codes for MEKIEELIVSKVSHSFAFNDILKDISFTLKKAQVLSIVGPSGGGKTTLLHLCAKLLELEQGSIKNTFTSCACAFQEARLLPWKNVIENIALGLKAKGIKKEQRENEARKMALRFGLEKKDFDKFPKDLSGGMAQRVSFARAFIIKPSLLFLDEPFSALDIGLKKELQNLLLKEIKEKQLSVLFITHDLMEAVKLSDEILLLDSKPVGHIVNNYKLLLEKEKRDNIYVYEKTAELLNDKHIIQAFDLENK; via the coding sequence ATGGAGAAAATAGAAGAATTAATAGTATCTAAGGTCAGTCATTCTTTTGCTTTTAATGATATTTTAAAAGACATTTCTTTCACCCTTAAAAAAGCACAAGTACTTTCAATTGTAGGACCAAGTGGAGGTGGGAAAACAACACTCTTACATTTATGTGCAAAATTATTAGAACTGGAACAAGGCAGTATTAAAAACACGTTTACTTCCTGTGCCTGTGCTTTTCAAGAAGCACGTTTATTGCCTTGGAAAAATGTTATTGAGAATATTGCTTTGGGTTTAAAAGCAAAGGGCATTAAAAAAGAGCAAAGAGAAAATGAAGCAAGAAAAATGGCACTTCGTTTTGGTTTAGAAAAAAAAGACTTTGATAAGTTTCCCAAAGATTTAAGTGGAGGAATGGCACAAAGAGTTTCTTTTGCCAGAGCTTTTATAATTAAACCTTCTTTACTGTTCTTAGATGAGCCTTTTTCTGCTTTAGATATCGGCTTAAAAAAAGAACTGCAAAACTTATTATTAAAGGAAATAAAAGAAAAACAACTTTCTGTTTTATTTATTACTCATGATTTAATGGAAGCGGTTAAATTAAGTGATGAAATATTACTTTTAGACTCTAAACCTGTAGGTCATATTGTTAATAACTATAAACTTCTTTTAGAAAAAGAAAAAAGAGACAATATTTATGTTTATGAAAAAACAGCAGAACTTTTGAATGATAAACATATCATACAAGCCTTCGATTTGGAGAATAAATGA
- a CDS encoding methyl-accepting chemotaxis protein: MIFKNLTLSLKTTIIMGLVLSFCLLAFNIFSVIYTKSLITNKVQTQLKTRLHEIEQSIVSYDELLKDTANSLYISFGEQFEEILINPKRIIKVNGVKTPLMASDGMALNNKFHFVDNYTSIPGATASIYARQGDDFVIISTSIYDANKKRIQGQKLEKNSKVYKTILNAKKAYSLEHWLENDYMAVYNPIIKNKKVIGILSVRYNYTSSFTNLKKRLKNIKVGQNGYLYILDTKVQNKAKVLLHPSLEGSDLYNTKDENGKYFVKNMYKTSMGYESYLWRNKVEKTAFHENYDERNWKIVLGAVQKDFLQESTEFAYILGFLSFILIVLIILFIYLIIKKLVITPLHNLQDGLEEFFDFLNNKIENTTLIKISSNDELGVMSSLINNNIQQIKENILIDQKLIKNTVDVANKVKLGYLDSQIENQSNNPLLNELKDVVNSMLQSIQDNIFNVQNVLSSYSSSDYTKRVLINNTEAQIKKLYEDINTLGVVSSSMLLQNLNNGYSLKNNSLELSSLTKKLSSSSTTQAASLEETAASIEELSATMNTNKTSMNNMSNNAKTLQGSIVSGQELASKTATAMDSINSQTQAIAQAIIVIDQIAFQTNILSLNAAVEAATAGEAGKGFAVVAQEVRNLASRSADAAKEIKALVENATSKAEEGKDISQDMIKGYEELNENVNKTTALIEGVLLNFNEQVIGINQINDAVASLDTMTQENANIASKAEQIANITDNLAGQIVEESLAKNFDGKKI; encoded by the coding sequence ATGATTTTTAAAAATTTAACGCTTAGTCTTAAAACCACTATTATTATGGGTCTTGTTCTCTCTTTTTGTCTTTTGGCATTTAATATATTTTCCGTTATTTATACAAAAAGCTTAATTACCAATAAGGTGCAAACGCAATTAAAAACACGTTTACATGAAATTGAACAAAGTATTGTAAGTTATGATGAATTATTAAAAGACACGGCAAATTCTTTGTATATTTCATTTGGCGAACAGTTTGAAGAAATTTTAATTAATCCTAAACGAATAATAAAAGTAAATGGAGTCAAAACACCTTTAATGGCTAGTGACGGAATGGCATTAAATAATAAATTTCATTTTGTAGATAATTATACGAGTATTCCAGGTGCAACAGCATCGATTTATGCCAGACAAGGTGATGATTTTGTGATTATTTCAACATCAATATATGATGCAAATAAAAAAAGAATTCAAGGACAAAAACTTGAAAAAAACTCAAAGGTTTATAAAACAATTTTAAACGCAAAAAAAGCTTATTCCCTTGAACATTGGCTTGAAAATGATTATATGGCGGTGTATAATCCTATCATCAAAAACAAGAAAGTGATTGGTATTTTATCTGTAAGGTACAATTATACAAGTAGTTTTACAAATTTAAAAAAACGTCTAAAAAATATTAAAGTAGGGCAAAATGGTTATCTTTATATCCTTGATACTAAAGTACAAAATAAAGCCAAGGTTCTATTACATCCCAGTTTAGAAGGTAGTGATTTATACAATACAAAAGATGAAAATGGAAAATATTTTGTAAAAAATATGTATAAGACTAGTATGGGATATGAGAGTTATTTATGGAGAAACAAGGTAGAAAAAACTGCCTTTCATGAAAATTATGATGAACGAAACTGGAAAATAGTATTAGGTGCTGTACAAAAAGACTTTTTACAAGAAAGTACTGAATTTGCTTATATATTAGGTTTTTTAAGTTTTATTTTGATTGTTTTAATAATCTTATTTATATATTTGATTATCAAAAAACTAGTTATTACGCCTTTACATAATTTGCAAGATGGACTTGAAGAGTTTTTTGATTTTTTAAATAATAAAATCGAGAATACTACTTTAATCAAAATTTCATCAAACGATGAATTGGGAGTAATGTCTTCTTTAATTAATAATAATATTCAACAAATAAAAGAAAATATTCTAATTGACCAAAAACTTATTAAAAATACAGTAGATGTAGCAAATAAAGTAAAACTAGGATATCTAGACTCTCAAATTGAAAATCAATCCAATAATCCATTATTAAATGAACTTAAAGATGTAGTTAATTCTATGTTACAAAGTATTCAAGATAATATATTCAATGTTCAGAATGTACTTTCATCTTATTCTTCTAGTGATTATACAAAACGTGTACTTATAAATAATACGGAAGCCCAAATTAAAAAACTTTATGAAGATATAAATACTCTGGGTGTTGTTTCTTCCTCTATGTTATTGCAAAATTTAAACAATGGATATTCTTTAAAAAATAATTCACTTGAATTATCAAGTCTTACAAAAAAATTAAGTTCTTCTTCTACTACACAAGCTGCATCGTTGGAAGAAACAGCTGCTAGTATTGAAGAGTTAAGTGCTACTATGAATACCAATAAAACAAGTATGAACAATATGTCAAATAATGCTAAAACTCTTCAGGGCTCAATTGTATCAGGGCAAGAACTTGCATCTAAAACAGCAACAGCAATGGATTCTATTAACTCTCAAACACAAGCCATTGCCCAAGCAATTATAGTAATAGATCAAATAGCATTTCAGACAAATATCTTATCTTTAAATGCAGCTGTTGAAGCTGCAACTGCTGGGGAAGCTGGAAAAGGTTTTGCAGTTGTAGCTCAAGAAGTACGTAATCTTGCCTCACGCTCAGCTGATGCGGCAAAAGAAATCAAAGCACTTGTTGAAAATGCTACTTCTAAAGCAGAAGAAGGAAAAGATATTTCACAAGATATGATTAAAGGCTATGAAGAACTTAATGAGAATGTGAATAAAACTACCGCACTAATTGAAGGTGTTTTACTTAATTTTAATGAACAAGTTATTGGTATTAATCAAATCAATGATGCGGTAGCTTCTTTAGATACAATGACTCAAGAAAATGCAAATATTGCTTCTAAAGCAGAACAAATAGCAAATATTACAGATAACTTAGCAGGACAAATTGTTGAAGAATCTTTAGCTAAAAACTTTGATGGAAAAAAGATTTAA